A single region of the Streptomyces vilmorinianum genome encodes:
- a CDS encoding SCO6745 family protein, with product MTSLPPRAGRRCHHVVNPVHSTVYFSPDLESEFKALGFEDPSAMRLAARSAAMGAVGAGTVAATFYNYNVELLARHLPAVWDIASPAEVLAARLRAVDTTLRRLLGEEAVASAEMAEAAELALRATEACTRHARPLYSAHADLPVPEEPHLRYWHAATLLREHRGDGHLVALLSAGLDPLEALVSHTATGLGMSPRWVLGSRGWRRADWEAAVGRLRARGLLDAAGELTPEGIALRDAVEEHTDRLDSAPYEHLGAAGVERLTELGKAFRNAAFLAGAFPADLTGKG from the coding sequence ATGACCTCTCTGCCGCCCCGCGCGGGCCGCCGCTGCCACCACGTCGTCAACCCGGTGCACTCCACGGTGTACTTCTCACCGGACCTGGAGAGCGAGTTCAAGGCCCTCGGCTTCGAGGACCCTTCGGCCATGCGGCTCGCCGCGCGCAGCGCCGCGATGGGGGCCGTCGGCGCCGGCACCGTCGCCGCGACCTTCTACAACTACAACGTCGAGCTGCTCGCCCGGCACCTGCCGGCCGTCTGGGACATCGCCTCGCCCGCCGAGGTGCTGGCCGCCCGGCTGCGGGCCGTGGACACCACCCTGCGCCGGCTCCTCGGTGAGGAGGCGGTCGCCTCCGCCGAGATGGCCGAGGCCGCCGAGCTCGCCCTGCGCGCCACCGAGGCGTGCACCCGGCACGCGCGCCCGCTCTACTCGGCCCACGCCGACCTGCCCGTGCCCGAGGAGCCGCATCTGCGGTACTGGCACGCCGCCACGCTGCTGCGCGAGCACCGGGGCGACGGCCACCTGGTGGCACTGCTGAGCGCCGGTCTCGACCCGCTGGAGGCGCTGGTCAGCCACACCGCGACGGGCCTGGGCATGAGCCCGCGCTGGGTCCTGGGCAGCCGGGGCTGGCGACGCGCCGACTGGGAGGCCGCGGTCGGGCGGCTGCGGGCGCGCGGGCTGCTGGACGCGGCGGGCGAGCTGACGCCCGAGGGCATCGCCCTGCGCGACGCCGTGGAGGAGCACACGGACCGCCTGGACTCCGCCCCCTACGAGCACCTGGGCGCGGCCGGGGTCGAGCGCCTGACGGAGCTGGGCAAGGCCTTCCGGAACGCGGCCTTCCTCGCCGGGGCGTTCCCCGCGGACCTCACCGGGAAGGGCTGA
- the idi gene encoding isopentenyl-diphosphate Delta-isomerase has product MPTTSATAAHSSPNGVSANGVAATGVPASIMLELVDEDGNTIGTAEKLAAHQAPGQLHRAFSVFLFDESGRLLLQRRALGKYHSPGVWSNTCCGHPYPGEAPFAAAARRTYEELGISPSLLAEAGTVRYNHPDPDSGLVEQEYNHLFVGMVQADLRPDPEEVEETAFVTAQELEERHANAPFSAWFMTVLDAARPAVRELTGPSGGW; this is encoded by the coding sequence ATGCCGACCACATCAGCCACCGCGGCACACAGCTCGCCGAACGGAGTCTCCGCGAACGGCGTCGCCGCCACCGGCGTCCCGGCGTCGATCATGCTCGAGCTGGTCGACGAGGACGGCAACACCATCGGTACGGCCGAGAAGCTCGCGGCGCACCAGGCCCCGGGGCAGTTGCACCGGGCGTTCTCCGTCTTCCTCTTCGACGAGTCGGGCCGGCTGCTGCTGCAGCGCCGCGCGCTCGGCAAGTACCACTCCCCCGGCGTGTGGTCGAACACCTGCTGCGGTCACCCCTACCCGGGCGAGGCGCCGTTCGCGGCCGCCGCCCGGCGCACGTACGAGGAGCTGGGCATCTCGCCCTCGCTGCTCGCCGAGGCGGGCACCGTCCGCTACAACCACCCGGACCCGGACTCGGGCCTGGTGGAGCAGGAGTACAACCACCTGTTCGTCGGGATGGTCCAGGCCGACCTGCGGCCGGATCCGGAGGAGGTCGAGGAGACCGCCTTCGTGACGGCGCAGGAGCTGGAGGAGCGGCACGCGAACGCGCCGTTCTCCGCCTGGTTCATGACGGTCCTGGACGCGGCGCGTCCGGCCGTCAGGGAGCTGACGGGTCCGTCCGGGGGCTGGTGA
- a CDS encoding enoyl-CoA hydratase/isomerase family protein, with translation MEPNEPHLKVAVDGAVATVVISNPAKRNAMTAAMWRSLPGLLAPLATDPGVRALVLTGDGGTFCAGADISTLREPGDEQQSLAVRAEEALAAFPKPTLAAVRGYCVGGGSQLAAACDLRFAEEGALFGVTPSKLGIVYPSSSTRRLASLVGPSAAKYLLFSGELIDSERALRTGLVDELLPAGELDKRVGEFTRVLVSRSQLTQAAAKEFADGRTDRDAYWAEQARGSGDTAEGVAAFLERRAPRFTYGI, from the coding sequence ATGGAGCCCAACGAGCCGCACCTGAAGGTCGCCGTCGACGGCGCGGTCGCCACCGTCGTCATCTCGAACCCGGCCAAGCGCAACGCGATGACGGCCGCGATGTGGCGGTCCCTGCCCGGGCTGCTCGCACCGCTCGCCACCGACCCCGGGGTCCGCGCGCTGGTCCTCACGGGCGACGGCGGGACCTTCTGCGCCGGCGCGGACATCTCGACGCTGCGGGAGCCGGGCGACGAACAGCAGTCGCTGGCCGTACGGGCCGAGGAGGCGCTCGCCGCCTTCCCCAAGCCGACGCTCGCCGCCGTCCGCGGTTACTGCGTGGGCGGCGGCAGCCAGCTCGCCGCGGCCTGCGACCTGAGGTTCGCGGAGGAGGGTGCGCTGTTCGGCGTCACCCCGTCGAAGCTCGGCATCGTCTACCCGTCCTCCTCGACCCGGCGACTGGCCTCGCTGGTCGGGCCCTCGGCCGCCAAGTACCTGCTCTTCTCCGGCGAGTTGATCGACAGCGAGCGAGCGCTGCGCACCGGCCTGGTCGACGAGCTCCTCCCGGCCGGCGAACTGGACAAGCGGGTGGGCGAGTTCACCCGCGTCCTGGTCTCGCGCTCGCAGCTGACCCAGGCCGCGGCCAAGGAGTTCGCGGACGGGCGCACCGACCGGGACGCGTACTGGGCGGAGCAGGCGCGGGGCAGCGGCGACACGGCGGAGGGGGTCGCCGCCTTCCTGGAGCGGCGCGCGCCCCGCTTCACGTACGGGATCTGA
- a CDS encoding sugar phosphate nucleotidyltransferase gives MIGLVLAAGAGRRLRPYTDTLPKALVPVDGDTTVLDLTLKNFAEVGLTEVAIVVGYRKEAVYDRKEALEAKYGVSITLIDNDKAEEWNNAYSLWCAREVLGRGVILANGDTVHPVSVEKTLLAARGDGQKIILALDTVKNLADEEMKVITADGKGVRKITKLMDPATATGEYIGVTLIEPEAAEALADALKATFERDPDLYYEDGYQKLVDDGFTIDVAPIGDVKWVEIDNHDDLAKGRDIACLY, from the coding sequence ATGATTGGCCTCGTACTGGCAGCCGGTGCCGGACGGCGTCTGCGCCCCTACACCGACACGCTCCCGAAGGCCCTCGTGCCTGTCGACGGTGACACCACCGTCCTCGACCTGACGCTGAAGAACTTCGCGGAGGTCGGCCTCACCGAGGTCGCCATCGTCGTCGGCTACCGCAAGGAGGCCGTGTACGACCGCAAGGAGGCCCTGGAGGCCAAGTACGGCGTCTCGATCACCCTGATCGACAACGACAAGGCCGAGGAGTGGAACAACGCCTACTCCCTGTGGTGCGCCCGTGAGGTCCTGGGGCGCGGTGTGATCCTCGCCAACGGCGACACCGTCCACCCCGTCTCCGTCGAGAAGACGCTGCTCGCCGCCCGCGGCGACGGCCAGAAGATCATCCTCGCCCTCGACACGGTGAAGAACCTCGCCGACGAGGAGATGAAGGTCATCACCGCCGACGGCAAGGGTGTCCGGAAGATCACCAAGCTGATGGACCCGGCGACCGCCACCGGTGAGTACATCGGCGTCACCCTCATCGAGCCCGAGGCCGCGGAGGCGCTCGCCGACGCCCTGAAGGCCACCTTCGAGCGCGACCCCGACCTCTACTACGAGGACGGCTACCAGAAGCTCGTCGACGACGGCTTCACGATCGACGTGGCGCCCATCGGCGACGTCAAGTGGGTCGAGATCGACAACCACGACGACCTGGCGAAGGGCCGTGACATCGCGTGCCTGTACTGA
- a CDS encoding GlxA family transcriptional regulator, which yields MTKRPVLVVLFDGVQSLDVTGPVEVFAGAGRLGGSGAYPIRTASLDGGPVRTHNGGLRMIPDTTLDGADRPHTLLVPGGEGTRKPDPRLIDWLRENAPRAERLVAVCTGALLLAEAGLLDGHRATTHWAVCDHLARRHPEVRVEPDPIFVRDGRVSTSAGVTAGIDLALALVEEDLGRDAALTVARNLVVFLRRPGNQAQFSAQLAAQTARRAPLRDLQHWITEHPDGDLSVDALAARARLSPRHFARAFQAETGTTPGRYVDQVRLEHARRLLEETTDGVQEVARAAGYGTSEAMRRAFVKTLDTTPADYRRRFHAPVHPAR from the coding sequence ATGACGAAGCGACCCGTGCTCGTCGTCCTCTTCGACGGCGTGCAGAGCCTGGATGTCACCGGACCGGTGGAGGTGTTCGCCGGCGCCGGCCGGCTCGGCGGGAGCGGCGCCTATCCGATCAGGACCGCCTCGCTCGACGGCGGTCCGGTCCGCACCCACAACGGCGGCCTGCGGATGATTCCCGACACGACGCTCGACGGCGCGGACCGCCCGCACACCCTGCTCGTCCCCGGAGGCGAGGGCACCCGGAAGCCCGACCCTCGGCTCATCGACTGGCTGCGCGAGAACGCACCCCGCGCCGAACGCCTGGTCGCCGTCTGCACGGGCGCCCTGCTGCTCGCCGAGGCCGGACTCCTCGACGGCCACCGGGCCACCACCCACTGGGCGGTCTGCGACCACCTGGCCCGCCGCCACCCCGAGGTCCGGGTGGAACCGGACCCGATCTTCGTCCGCGACGGACGCGTCTCCACCTCCGCCGGCGTCACCGCGGGCATCGACCTCGCGCTCGCCCTGGTGGAGGAGGACCTGGGCCGCGACGCCGCCCTCACCGTCGCCCGCAACCTGGTCGTCTTTCTGCGCCGTCCCGGCAACCAGGCGCAGTTCAGCGCCCAGCTCGCGGCTCAGACGGCGCGCCGCGCCCCGCTGCGCGACCTCCAGCACTGGATCACCGAGCACCCCGACGGGGACCTCTCCGTCGACGCGCTCGCCGCCCGTGCCCGCCTCTCACCCCGTCACTTCGCCCGCGCGTTCCAGGCGGAGACCGGCACGACCCCGGGCCGGTACGTGGACCAGGTCCGGCTCGAACACGCGCGCAGGCTCCTGGAGGAGACCACCGACGGGGTCCAGGAGGTCGCGCGGGCGGCCGGCTACGGCACCTCCGAGGCGATGCGCCGGGCCTTCGTCAAGACGCTGGACACGACCCCGGCGGACTACCGCCGCCGCTTCCACGCTCCCGTACATCCCGCCCGCTGA
- a CDS encoding cation diffusion facilitator family transporter yields MGAGHDHGHSHGGPPPTGTAAAAHRGRLRIALGITLSVMVVEIVGGIVADSLALIADAAHMATDAVGLAMALLAIHFANRPPTENRTYGFARAEILAALANCLLLLGVGTYVLYEAIQRFIEPAETRGGLTVVFALIGLVANMISLSLLVRGQKESLNVRGAYLEVLADALGSVTVLVSAGIILATGWQYADPIASILIGLMIVPRTVKLLRETLDVLLESAPKGVDMAEVRAHILALPGVEDVHDLHAWTITSGMPVLSAHVVVDQAALDAVGHEKMLHDLQGCLGSHFDVEHCTFQLEPAGHAEHEAKLCL; encoded by the coding sequence ATGGGGGCTGGACACGACCACGGACACAGTCACGGCGGACCGCCGCCCACGGGGACCGCGGCCGCGGCCCACCGGGGACGGCTGCGGATCGCGCTCGGGATCACACTGTCCGTGATGGTGGTCGAGATCGTCGGTGGCATCGTCGCCGACTCGCTCGCGCTGATCGCCGACGCGGCCCACATGGCGACCGACGCGGTCGGCCTGGCGATGGCCCTGCTGGCGATCCACTTCGCCAACCGTCCGCCCACGGAGAACCGCACCTACGGCTTCGCGCGCGCAGAGATCCTCGCCGCGCTGGCCAACTGTCTGCTGCTGCTCGGCGTCGGCACCTATGTCCTGTACGAGGCGATCCAGCGGTTCATCGAGCCGGCCGAGACCAGGGGCGGTCTGACCGTCGTGTTCGCGCTGATCGGTCTGGTCGCCAACATGATCTCCCTCTCGCTGCTCGTCCGCGGCCAGAAGGAGAGCCTCAACGTGCGCGGCGCCTATCTGGAGGTGCTCGCGGACGCGCTCGGCTCGGTGACGGTCCTGGTCTCGGCCGGCATCATCCTGGCCACCGGCTGGCAGTACGCCGACCCGATCGCCTCGATCCTGATCGGCCTGATGATCGTGCCGCGCACGGTCAAGCTGCTGCGCGAGACCCTGGACGTGCTTCTGGAGTCGGCGCCGAAGGGGGTCGACATGGCGGAGGTCCGGGCGCACATCCTGGCGCTGCCGGGCGTCGAGGACGTCCACGATCTGCACGCCTGGACGATCACCTCCGGGATGCCGGTGCTCTCCGCGCACGTGGTCGTGGACCAGGCCGCCCTGGACGCGGTGGGGCACGAGAAGATGCTGCACGACCTCCAGGGGTGCCTGGGCTCCCACTTCGACGTGGAGCACTGCACGTTCCAGCTGGAGCCGGCCGGTCATGCCGAGCACGAGGCGAAGCTCTGCCTGTGA
- a CDS encoding DJ-1/PfpI family protein, protein MQIAVLLYDRFTTLDAVGPYELLARLPGAETVFVAKEAGPVRGDRGSLALVADRTLADVPDPDIVLVPGGPGSREAMHDPEILAWLRGADATSTWTTSVCTGSLILGGAGLLTGRPATSHWLALEELRAVGAEPTGERVVFDGKYVTAAGVSSGIDMALHLIGRIAGDETARTVQLLTEYDPQPPYDAGSPEKAPAELVARWRGRAEKVLAPQG, encoded by the coding sequence ATGCAGATCGCCGTCCTGCTCTACGACCGTTTCACCACCCTCGACGCCGTCGGCCCCTACGAGCTGCTCGCCCGTCTCCCCGGGGCCGAGACCGTCTTCGTCGCCAAGGAGGCCGGTCCCGTACGGGGCGACCGCGGCAGCCTCGCCCTCGTCGCCGACCGGACCCTCGCCGACGTGCCGGACCCGGACATCGTCCTGGTCCCCGGCGGCCCGGGCTCGCGCGAGGCCATGCACGACCCCGAGATCCTCGCCTGGCTCCGGGGCGCCGACGCCACCAGCACCTGGACCACCTCCGTCTGCACCGGCTCCCTGATCCTGGGCGGCGCGGGACTCCTCACCGGCCGTCCGGCCACCAGCCACTGGCTCGCCCTGGAGGAGCTGAGGGCGGTGGGCGCCGAACCCACGGGGGAGCGGGTCGTGTTCGACGGCAAGTACGTCACCGCCGCCGGGGTCTCCTCCGGCATCGACATGGCGCTGCACCTGATCGGCCGGATCGCCGGCGACGAGACGGCGCGGACGGTCCAGCTGCTGACCGAGTACGACCCGCAGCCGCCCTACGACGCGGGTTCACCGGAGAAGGCCCCTGCCGAGCTCGTGGCGCGCTGGCGCGGCCGCGCCGAGAAGGTCCTCGCGCCGCAGGGCTGA
- a CDS encoding DUF5941 domain-containing protein gives MSTAILTGPPVPGSSLDGDLRSLGFDVRVASGPQDTGSLLAAVPAGERVAVVDPRFVGHLHALRLALTDPRFPAAAAPGALTAQPEARPALARALTDAYAGVPGAEPAPSPAADESLPDALADALDADGVPVHRPQLATLVAAVPTDAEARHAARAAVAAVDDEAVRLRSAVKAHDGFFTTFFISPYSRYIARWCARRGLTPNQVTTASLLTALIAAGCAATGERGGYVAAGVLLLVSFVLDCTDGQLARYSLQYSTMGAWLDATFDRAKEYSFYAGLALGAARDGDDVWALALGAMVLMTCRHVVDFSFNEANHDATANTSPTAALSSRLDSVGWTVWVRRMIILPIGERWAMIAVLTAVTNPRIVFWALIIGCAFGACYTTAGRVLRSLTRKAKRTDRAAHALADLADTGALGEAVAGLRGPNTRFFSYAPLVKALAAVALLGAALAEGDPWVAAVGAVGYTIMSGLAVSQPLKGPLDWLLPPLFRAGEYGTVLVLAARSDVPGALPAAFGLVAAVAYHHYDTVYRIRGGTGAPPAWLVRTIGGHEGRTLLVTLLAALLASRGNDFTLALSALAAAVALVVLVESIRFWVSSGAPAVHDEGETA, from the coding sequence CTGTCGACCGCCATCCTCACCGGTCCGCCGGTACCCGGATCGTCGCTCGACGGCGATCTGCGGTCGCTGGGCTTCGACGTCAGGGTCGCCTCCGGCCCGCAGGACACCGGTTCGCTGCTCGCCGCCGTACCGGCAGGTGAGCGGGTCGCCGTGGTCGACCCCCGCTTCGTCGGACACCTCCACGCGCTCCGCCTGGCTCTCACCGACCCCCGCTTCCCCGCGGCCGCCGCGCCCGGTGCGCTCACCGCGCAGCCCGAGGCCCGCCCGGCGCTGGCCCGTGCGCTGACCGACGCGTACGCCGGGGTGCCGGGCGCCGAGCCCGCGCCGTCCCCGGCGGCGGACGAGAGCCTGCCCGACGCCCTCGCCGACGCCCTCGACGCCGACGGCGTTCCCGTCCACCGGCCCCAGCTCGCCACGCTCGTCGCCGCCGTACCGACCGACGCCGAGGCCCGCCACGCGGCCCGCGCCGCCGTCGCGGCCGTCGACGACGAGGCCGTACGGCTCCGCTCCGCCGTGAAGGCCCACGACGGCTTCTTCACGACCTTCTTCATCAGCCCGTACTCGCGCTACATCGCCCGCTGGTGCGCGCGGCGCGGACTGACCCCCAACCAGGTCACCACCGCCTCGCTGCTCACCGCCCTGATCGCGGCCGGCTGCGCCGCCACGGGCGAGCGCGGCGGGTACGTCGCCGCCGGCGTCCTGCTCCTGGTCTCCTTCGTCCTGGACTGCACCGACGGGCAGCTCGCCCGCTACTCGCTGCAGTACTCGACGATGGGCGCCTGGCTCGACGCCACCTTCGACCGCGCGAAGGAGTACTCCTTCTACGCCGGTCTCGCCCTCGGCGCCGCCCGCGACGGCGACGACGTCTGGGCCCTGGCGCTCGGCGCGATGGTCCTCATGACCTGCCGCCATGTCGTGGACTTCTCCTTCAACGAGGCCAACCACGACGCCACGGCCAACACGAGTCCCACCGCGGCCCTGTCCAGCCGGCTCGACAGCGTCGGCTGGACCGTCTGGGTCCGCCGGATGATCATCCTGCCGATCGGCGAACGCTGGGCGATGATCGCGGTGCTCACCGCCGTCACGAACCCCCGGATCGTCTTCTGGGCGCTGATCATCGGCTGCGCGTTCGGCGCCTGCTACACCACGGCCGGCCGCGTCCTGCGCTCACTGACCCGCAAGGCGAAGCGCACGGACCGCGCCGCCCACGCCCTGGCGGACCTGGCGGACACCGGAGCCCTCGGGGAGGCCGTGGCCGGACTCCGCGGTCCGAACACCCGCTTCTTCTCGTACGCCCCCCTCGTGAAAGCCCTGGCGGCCGTCGCCCTGCTCGGCGCGGCCCTCGCCGAGGGCGACCCCTGGGTCGCGGCCGTCGGCGCCGTCGGCTACACGATCATGTCCGGCCTCGCGGTCTCCCAGCCCCTCAAGGGCCCGCTGGACTGGCTGCTCCCGCCGCTCTTCCGCGCCGGCGAGTACGGCACCGTGCTCGTCCTGGCCGCCCGCTCCGACGTCCCCGGGGCCCTCCCCGCCGCATTCGGGCTGGTCGCGGCCGTCGCCTACCATCACTACGACACGGTGTACCGCATTCGCGGCGGCACCGGCGCGCCGCCCGCCTGGCTGGTGCGCACCATCGGAGGCCACGAGGGGCGCACGCTCCTGGTGACCCTCCTCGCCGCACTGCTCGCGAGCCGCGGCAACGACTTCACCCTGGCGCTCAGCGCCCTCGCGGCAGCCGTCGCGCTCGTGGTGCTCGTGGAGTCCATCCGTTTCTGGGTGTCCTCCGGAGCACCCGCCGTACACGACGAAGGAGAAACAGCATGA
- a CDS encoding bifunctional class I SAM-dependent methyltransferase/N-acetyltransferase produces the protein MSDNALHTAFFALHHGLPRQGPGSDSTTRRLLALCGPLPERPRVLDLGCGPGRSALLLAAEAGAEVTAVDLHEPFLDELRRAADARGLGDSIRTLDADMGELPFPDGSFDLVWAESSAYNLGFDTALREWRRLLSPGGTLVLTECEWTVDEPSPEARAFWDRHYTLRTTAGNTAAAVEGGYHVLGVVHQPESDWDEYYRPLADRADAADPAAPGMAETLASTREELAMRRDHGGEYGYTGYVLRPADTRWRTREETAADIPRVREINAAAFATAEEAALVDALREDAGAWLPGLSYVAEAADGTVAAYALVTRCHVGGVPVAALAPVAVDPAYQRRGAGQAVVRAVLDAARLRGERLVLVLGHPEYYPRFGFVRASRHGIRPGFEVPDEAMMALVLDGSGPVPRGMIHYPAAFGV, from the coding sequence TTGTCCGACAACGCTCTGCACACCGCTTTCTTCGCCCTGCACCACGGTCTTCCGCGGCAGGGTCCCGGCTCCGACTCCACCACCCGTCGTCTGCTCGCGCTCTGCGGACCGCTCCCCGAGCGGCCGCGCGTCCTCGACCTCGGCTGCGGGCCCGGCCGCTCCGCGCTGCTCCTGGCCGCCGAGGCCGGGGCGGAGGTGACGGCGGTGGATCTGCACGAGCCGTTCCTCGATGAGCTGCGGCGCGCCGCCGACGCCCGCGGGCTCGGCGACTCGATCCGTACGCTCGACGCCGACATGGGTGAACTCCCGTTCCCTGACGGATCCTTCGATCTCGTCTGGGCCGAGAGTTCGGCCTACAACCTCGGCTTCGACACCGCGCTGCGCGAGTGGCGCCGGCTGCTGTCCCCCGGAGGCACCCTCGTGCTCACCGAGTGCGAGTGGACGGTGGACGAGCCGAGCCCGGAGGCCCGCGCCTTCTGGGACCGGCACTACACACTCCGTACGACCGCCGGGAACACCGCGGCGGCGGTCGAGGGCGGCTATCACGTCCTCGGGGTCGTCCACCAGCCCGAGAGCGACTGGGACGAGTACTACCGCCCGCTCGCCGACCGGGCGGACGCCGCGGACCCTGCCGCCCCGGGCATGGCCGAGACGCTCGCCTCGACCCGCGAGGAGCTCGCGATGCGCCGCGACCACGGCGGCGAGTACGGCTACACCGGCTACGTCCTGCGGCCCGCCGACACCCGGTGGCGTACGCGGGAGGAGACGGCCGCCGACATTCCCCGCGTACGGGAGATCAACGCGGCGGCCTTCGCCACGGCGGAGGAGGCCGCGCTGGTCGACGCCCTGCGGGAGGACGCCGGCGCGTGGCTGCCCGGTCTCTCGTACGTCGCCGAGGCGGCCGACGGCACGGTGGCGGCGTACGCGCTCGTGACTCGCTGCCACGTCGGCGGTGTTCCGGTGGCGGCGCTCGCTCCGGTCGCCGTCGATCCGGCGTACCAGCGGCGCGGGGCCGGGCAGGCCGTCGTCCGGGCCGTGCTCGACGCGGCGCGGCTGCGCGGAGAGCGACTCGTCCTGGTGCTCGGCCACCCGGAGTACTACCCGAGGTTCGGCTTCGTACGGGCGTCGCGGCACGGGATCAGGCCAGGTTTCGAGGTGCCCGACGAGGCCATGATGGCGCTTGTCCTGGACGGTTCCGGCCCCGTTCCCCGGGGCATGATCCACTATCCGGCGGCCTTCGGCGTCTGA